Part of the Paenibacillus aurantius genome, CATTCTGCTCATGAACCGGTTCCTGACCGGCTTCCTGCGGACCATCTCCGTGCTGCTCGGCCTCATCGCCGGAACGATTGCCGCGGCCTTCATGGGCATGGTGTCCTTCCAGCCTGTACTGGACGCGTCCTGGCTTCATATGGTGAAGCCCTTCTACTTCGGGCTGCCGACTTTCGAGCCGTCGGCCATTCTCACCATGACGCTTGTCGCCATCGTGAGCATGATTGAATCGACCGGCGTGTTCATGGCGCTCGGTAAGATTACCGGCCGCGACATCCAGCCGGCCGACCTGACCCGCGGCTACCGCGCGGAAGGACTGGCGAGCCTCATCGGCGGCCTGTTCAACTCCTTCCCTTACACGACGTATTCGCAGAACGTCGGGCTTGTGCAGCTCACGAAGGTCAAGACGCGCAGCGTCATTGTCACCGCAGGCGGCATTCTGATCGTGCTAGGCCTCATTCCGAAGGTGGCGGAGCTGACGAAGCTCGTGCCCACGCCGGTTCTGGGCGGAGCGATGATCGCCCTCTTCGGCATGGTGATGTCCTCCGGCATCAAGATGCTCGGGGCCATCGACCTGAACCGCCACGAGAACCTGCTCATCATCGCCTGCTCCGTCGGCATGGGCCTCGGCGTGACCGCGGTACCGGATCTGTTCAAGGAGTTGCCGGCCGGCGTTCAGATTCTGACGAACAACGGGATCGTAGCCGGCAGCGTGACCGCCATCGTGTTGAACCTGCTGTTCAACGGCCTCCGTGAACGCACCGCTTCCGGTGCGGCGGACAGCAAGGTTAGCGAGGCGGCTTAGGGCTGCAGCGATAATCTAAAAAAGTTCCAAAAAAGTGCCGGGTGACATGGTTGTCATCCCGGCTTTTTTGTTGTTTGCTTGATTTAATGCTTTCCCAAATAAACAAAGCTTCCCTAGTAGAATATATCCCATATAGGCTTCCTCACGGAAAAGACCTAAAGCCAAATCACGAACCCTTATTCCATCATCACAGCCCATATTGTAAATCCCAACGGAAGGCAGATATGCTCTTGTAAGTGTTCTGCCGAGCCCGTTAACGAACCGCACAAAGCTTATTCCTCTCTATTCAGCCCCCTGGCCGTTCTTAACGAATCCTCTAGTCGCTAAATGGCCCGTTTTCCGCCAAAAAGGGAGCCAAAGGGAGGAATAGCGATACCGCGATTCGTTAGTAATTCCTCGAGGCCCATATGGGGCTAATAAGGTTCTGAGGATTTGTTAGAATCCCTGCAACCGACTCTTGGCATAGGCAGCCTATCTCATGCTACCGACTCCTGGTGTGGCAAGCCAGAGCCCCGCCGCTTCGCTATCCGTTAGACGGCGCCGGTTGGCTTGGCCGTCTTCTTGTCCAGCAGAGCCGCCGCCCCCCAAACCGCGACCGTCGCCGCAGCAGCTGCGATTGCGGAGCCGCCGGCATGAATCAGGAGGATCGGCACCCACAGCGTGGCCAGCACAAAATGCGCCCGCCGCATCGCCAGCTTCCGCACCTTCCGGTAAGCGTAGCCGTAGCCGGCAATGGCCAGGAGCAGGACAAACGCGGCAAGCCCCGTGTACATGTCCCGCTCCCCCAGCTTGGTGACCAGGTAGTAGCCGCCGTGCACGGCGATAAGTGCAAGCGTCAGCCAGCCCGCGTACGTATGGACGGAATGCAGCAGCCGCCCGGCTTTCTTAAGGAGAAGCTGACGCGAACCGAGCCGGCGGCGGAAGCCGTACCAGCCGAAGCTGACCGCCCCGCTTGCGACGGCAAACGTCCCCAGCAGCTTGAAGGGGCCTCCTTCTTCCTCATGTTTCGGACGGAAGGAGCCGGGAGCTTGTCCTTCTCCTGGAGCGCCCAAGCTGTCCTTGGAACTTCTCCCTTGGGTCCCTTGCCCCTGCGTTTGACTGCCTGTACGGCCTGAGGGAAGAGGGCGATGCTTGGGAGCCGCCAGAAATAGGGACCCGCCGAGCAGCAGAAGGCTGACCGCGGCCGCCAATAGTGCGGGCCAGGGAAGAAGACGCGATGTTTTGACCATGTGCAGGTATCCCCTTTCGTTATGGGTTCAGTATAACCGGCCAAGCTGAAAAAAAGATTAAAGAAGGAGCGGAACGGGCCTCTCGCCGAATAAACCAGCCCCGTTAAACGCATAGTAAAAGAAGTGTTACACCTAAAAAAACTAACGAGGTGAGCCCATGACGACGAATCCTTCCAACCCCCAGCCCCAGCAAACCAAGGCCGCCGCTAAGCAGGTAGAGCTCGAAGCCGCACAAGCCGTTCAGCAGGTGCAGCAAACGGTCCAGCAGAACCAGCAGCAGGCCCAGCAGCTTCTTCAGCAAGCTCAGCAGCAAGCTGCTCAAACGCTTCAGCAGGCCCAGCAGCAAGCCCAGCAATCCGTGCAGCAGGCCGGGCAGCAGGTGAACCAGGCGCTCCAGCAAACGCAGCAGCAGGCCCAGCAGTTCGTGCAGCAGGCCGCTCAAGCCTTCCAGTCGGCTCAAACGTCCGAGCTGCTGGCCGGTCAAGCCCAGCAGGCCCAAATGGCCAGCATGCAGCAGCTTAACCAGGCTCAACAGAGCGTTAATCAAATCAATTCCGCTTTGCACCAGACAGCCAAGGCTCAAGCGGCCGGCATGACTGCCGCTACCCCTGCTACCCCTGCTGCCTCTGCTTCCATGGCCAGCACGGCTGCACCTCAAGCAGCTGACGTAGCGGTAGAAGCCGTAGAAGCCGTTGGAAAAGCAGCCGCAGCCGCGGCGGGAACCGTTGCGGGAGTGGCTGAAGCCGTCACGAACCGTCTGACCGAGGATTCTGAGGAATAGAATTGCCTTTGTCAGGTGTTACCTAGCATCACTTTATACCCCTCCCCTCCTCTTGCCCCAGCACATGGAGGCCCGTTCCCCCGGGCCTCTTTGTCGTACCCGCCGTGTTCTTCCCGCTCCTGACCTTCGATCTGATTCGTAAAACCGCTGCCTTTTCTCTATAGATGATTCACGCCGGGGAATAATTTGGTACTATTATCTTTAACATGGTTATAGGTTTATCAAGCTTAATAAATGACCAGAAGGGAGTTGGAAGGATGAATCAATTCAAGATCTTTACCGGAACGGCCCACCGCGGGCTTGCCGAGGAAATCGCCGGCCGGCTGGGGATGGCCCTCGGGGATTTGACATGCTCCCATTTCAGTGACGGGGAAATCCGGGTTGACCTGAACGAGACGGTCCGGGGCTTTCATGTGTTCCTCATCCAGCCCACGGCTCCGGCGGAAGGGCGGTCGGTCAACGATCACTTGATGGAGCTGATGATTATCGTCGACGCCATGCGTCGGGCCTCGGCGGATTCCATTACTCTACTGGTCCCTTACTTCGGGTACGCCCGGCAGGACCGCAAGAACGGCACCCGTTCCCCCATCACCGCCAAGGTGGTGGCCCGGATGCTCGAAACCTCCGGCGTAAGCCGCATTCTGACTCTGGATCTGCATTCGGATCAGATCCAGGGCTTCGTGGACATCCCGATGGACAATTTGAACGCCACGGCCCTGATTGCCTCTTATCTGAACCGGCAGAAGCTGGACAACCCGGTTGTCGTCTCTCCCGACATGGGAGGAACGAAGAGGGCGAGCAAGCTGGCGCGGCTGATCCCCCAGGCTTCCATCGCCGTCATCGACAAGCGCCGGCCCCAGCCGAATGTGTCCGAGGTGCTGCACCTCGTCGGGGACGTAGCGGGCAAGACGGCCGTGATTATCGACGACATGATCGATACCGCGGGAACCATCGTCAACGCAGCGCAGGCTCTGAAGGATCGGGGCACGATAAGGGTCATCGTGGCCTGCACCCATCCGGTGCTGTCCGGTGAAGCGATAAGCCGGCTGAAAGCGGCTCCGGTGGACGAGGTCATCGTCTGCAACACGATGGACATTCCGGAGAAGAAGCGTCTGGACAAGCTGACCGTCCTGTCCGTTGGCCCTCTCCTGGCCCAGGCCTTGACCCGAATCCACAACAAAGAACCCCTCACGGAAATCATCGAGGGGAACATTGCGCTTGAAGAGCTGCCTTGAAGGCAGCTTATAAGCTTTCCAGAAGAGCCAAGGCCGCGAGGTGGGCCGGATAGAAGCTTCGCCACAGCCACGAAGGCACGTTACGCTTGTCCCACGCCTCGTAAACCTTCGGTCCATAGACGATCCCGAAGGTCGCAAAGAGGCTGAACAGCTGGATGGGGCCTCCTTTTCCGAGGAGGACGTACACCAGCGTGATGCCGAGATGGGCCAGCACCACCCTATCGGCCTTCAGGTAGTGATAGATAAGCACCAGGGCCAAGCCGTAAGCACCGTAATCAAAATCGTAGAGCTCCATCAGGACTGCGAGCAGCAGCGTAAAGGGGAGGGAAACCGTCCTGCTTTTCCGCTGCAGCAGGTAAAGGGCCAGCAGACATACATAGAGCGTCCCGATGGCGTTGATCCCGGTCTGCTTCAGGGCAAGCATATAGGGAAGCTGGGATACGGCCGCGAGCAGCAGTAGCCGGGTCATGTAAGCTTTGACGCTGGAGGTATGCCGGTAGCCCCGTACGATAAAATAGGCGTAGATCGGAAAAGCCAGCCTCCCGACCACCCTCCAGCCTGGGCTTTCGGGAAAGTAGAGGAAGCCGATGTGGTCGATCAGCATCGTAAGCATCGCGACAATCTGCATCTGGCTTACCCTCCTTTTGAATGGTCGGATATTCTTCTGCCCTCGGCGGAATTCCTTAGCCCCGATGCATAAGGTCCCAAATCTGTTTGCCGATCAGCAGAACGCTCATCCCGATGAAGAGCGGCCGGATGTACGCCGCGCCTTTGCGGATGGCGACCTGCGAGCCGACGTAGGACCCGGCGATCATGGCGAGGCCCATCGGGATGCCGTAGCGGAAATCCACCGCCCCGAAAAACAGGAAAGTCGAAAGGCTCGCGATGTTGCTGCCGAAATTCAGCACCTTGGCGTTGCCCGCTCCCGTCACGAAGTCGAAGCCCAGCATGAGGAAGATAAAGATCAGGAACGAGCCGGTGCCCGGGCCGAAGAAGCCGTCGTAGAAGCCCATGCCGAGGGCCGCCAGGGCCATATAGAAGCCCGATTTGGCCGTCAGCTTACGGTAGGTTGAGACGTCCCCCCAGCTTTTGCGGGTCAGGGTATAGACCGTAACCGCGAGCAGCATGACGACGACAAGCGGCTTCAGGAAGTCAGACGGCACCTTCTGCAGGGCTGCGGTACCCGCCACCGCCCCGACCAGGGTGAACGGCAGGAGGCCGCGGACCAGCTTGAGGTCGATTTTGCCTGACTTCAGAAAGGAGAGCGTGCTTGTCAAGGAAGACAGCGTGCCGCCGAGCTTGTTGGTGCCGAGCGCGATATGCGGAGGCAGGCCGGTCATAAGAAGGACGGGAACGGATATCAATCCGCCCCCGCCTACGACTGAATCTACGAATGCCGCCAGGAACCCCCCGGCGATTACGAACAGGATCATTTGCCACATAGTCAAATCCACGATGCAGGACTCCTTCAGCTTACACTTGTCTTGCCTCCATCCGACGCGCCAAGAGAGACAGCGTGTAGTTCACCGCAAAATAAAGCACGGCGGCCGCGATCAGAATCGGGAAGACAAAGTTAACATTTTGGCCGGAGATGATCTTCGCGTTATGCATCAGCTCCGCCAAACTTATACTAACGGCAAGCGAGGTGTCTTTCAATAGCGAAATGAACTGGGAAACGATGGGCGGAACCATCCGCCTGAGCCCAAGCGGCAGCACAATGTGCCACAGCGTCTGGGTGTAGCCGAGCCCGGACGAGCGCGCGGCCTCTATCTGGCCCTTGTCCACCGAATTCAGCCCGCTCCGCACAATTTCGGCGATCATGGCCGCTTCGAAAACCGTCAAGGCCGCGACCGTCGACCAGAACAGGCCGAGCTTGATGCCCACCTCGGGAAGAGCAAGCTTCGCGAAGACAATGAGGAGCAGCAGCGGCAGGTTACGGATGAGCTCCACGAACAGGCCGACGATCCAGGACACCACGGGAATCCGGGCATACCGCAGCACGCCGAGGAGGATCCCCAGCACGAAGCTCAGCACGATGGCCGTGAACGCCGTTTGCAGCGTCAGCAGGAAGCCCTCGAGAAGAAACCGGAGATTGTCCGGGTTATAGGCTCCAATGAAATCCATACGGTTCCCCCTTTACCCGCTTCTCGCCAAGCGCCGTTCGAGGACAACGGACGCATAGCTGAGTGGAATAGTCAGTACCAGATAGAACAAACCGACGAAGAAATAAGTGCTGAGCGTCTGGAACGTCTCCGAATCGACGATGTCCCCATAATACATCAGATCGAATCCGGCAATGACGCCGAGAATCGAAGAGTTCTTGACGAGATTAAGAAACTGGTTGCTGATCGGCGGAATCACCAGCTTGATCGCCTGGGGCAGGATGACGAGCCGCATCGCCTGCACGTAAGTAAGGCCCGAGGACCGGGCCGCCTCCATCTGGCCCTTCGGCACGGACGCGATTCCCGCCCGGATCGCTTCGGCTATGTAAGAGGACGTGTAGACCATGAGCCCAAGCGTCCCGGACACAAACACCGGCAGCCGGATTCCGACGGCCGGCAGCCCGATATAGAAAATATAAACGACGAGCAGCAGGGGGATGTTCCGGAACAGCTCCACATAGACGGCCCCGATCCCGTTCAATACCCGGGAAGGGGTGATGCGCAGGACCGCCACCAGGGTTCCGAGCAGGAAGCTTCCGGCCAGGGCCAGCACGCTGGCCAGCACCGTATGGTAGAAGCCTTCCAGGAAGTCCCGCCAATTCTCGGTGAGTACAGAGAAATCGATCACCCGTTCACGCTCCTTCCATAATGAGATTCCGCTAACCAAAAAAGCGGGCCGTCCAGCCGCCGTTGCCGGCGCTCTATCGGACCCGCCCCTTGCGGTTAC contains:
- a CDS encoding nucleobase:cation symporter-2 family protein translates to MPSPAKTFTLGLQHVLAMYAGAVIVPLIVGGALKLTPEQLGYLISIDLLTCGIATLLQVWTNRFFGIGLPVVLGCTFTAVGPMIAIGSEYGVSAIYGSILASGLLVVLFAGFFGRLVKFFPPIVTGSVVTIIGITLIPVAIHDMGGGQGSPDFGSPKNLMLSFGVLVLILLMNRFLTGFLRTISVLLGLIAGTIAAAFMGMVSFQPVLDASWLHMVKPFYFGLPTFEPSAILTMTLVAIVSMIESTGVFMALGKITGRDIQPADLTRGYRAEGLASLIGGLFNSFPYTTYSQNVGLVQLTKVKTRSVIVTAGGILIVLGLIPKVAELTKLVPTPVLGGAMIALFGMVMSSGIKMLGAIDLNRHENLLIIACSVGMGLGVTAVPDLFKELPAGVQILTNNGIVAGSVTAIVLNLLFNGLRERTASGAADSKVSEAA
- a CDS encoding ribose-phosphate diphosphokinase; protein product: MNQFKIFTGTAHRGLAEEIAGRLGMALGDLTCSHFSDGEIRVDLNETVRGFHVFLIQPTAPAEGRSVNDHLMELMIIVDAMRRASADSITLLVPYFGYARQDRKNGTRSPITAKVVARMLETSGVSRILTLDLHSDQIQGFVDIPMDNLNATALIASYLNRQKLDNPVVVSPDMGGTKRASKLARLIPQASIAVIDKRRPQPNVSEVLHLVGDVAGKTAVIIDDMIDTAGTIVNAAQALKDRGTIRVIVACTHPVLSGEAISRLKAAPVDEVIVCNTMDIPEKKRLDKLTVLSVGPLLAQALTRIHNKEPLTEIIEGNIALEELP
- a CDS encoding TraX family protein translates to MQIVAMLTMLIDHIGFLYFPESPGWRVVGRLAFPIYAYFIVRGYRHTSSVKAYMTRLLLLAAVSQLPYMLALKQTGINAIGTLYVCLLALYLLQRKSRTVSLPFTLLLAVLMELYDFDYGAYGLALVLIYHYLKADRVVLAHLGITLVYVLLGKGGPIQLFSLFATFGIVYGPKVYEAWDKRNVPSWLWRSFYPAHLAALALLESL
- a CDS encoding sulfite exporter TauE/SafE family protein yields the protein MDLTMWQMILFVIAGGFLAAFVDSVVGGGGLISVPVLLMTGLPPHIALGTNKLGGTLSSLTSTLSFLKSGKIDLKLVRGLLPFTLVGAVAGTAALQKVPSDFLKPLVVVMLLAVTVYTLTRKSWGDVSTYRKLTAKSGFYMALAALGMGFYDGFFGPGTGSFLIFIFLMLGFDFVTGAGNAKVLNFGSNIASLSTFLFFGAVDFRYGIPMGLAMIAGSYVGSQVAIRKGAAYIRPLFIGMSVLLIGKQIWDLMHRG
- a CDS encoding amino acid ABC transporter permease is translated as MDFIGAYNPDNLRFLLEGFLLTLQTAFTAIVLSFVLGILLGVLRYARIPVVSWIVGLFVELIRNLPLLLLIVFAKLALPEVGIKLGLFWSTVAALTVFEAAMIAEIVRSGLNSVDKGQIEAARSSGLGYTQTLWHIVLPLGLRRMVPPIVSQFISLLKDTSLAVSISLAELMHNAKIISGQNVNFVFPILIAAAVLYFAVNYTLSLLARRMEARQV
- a CDS encoding amino acid ABC transporter permease, whose amino-acid sequence is MIDFSVLTENWRDFLEGFYHTVLASVLALAGSFLLGTLVAVLRITPSRVLNGIGAVYVELFRNIPLLLVVYIFYIGLPAVGIRLPVFVSGTLGLMVYTSSYIAEAIRAGIASVPKGQMEAARSSGLTYVQAMRLVILPQAIKLVIPPISNQFLNLVKNSSILGVIAGFDLMYYGDIVDSETFQTLSTYFFVGLFYLVLTIPLSYASVVLERRLARSG